A region from the Desulfomarina profundi genome encodes:
- a CDS encoding HNH endonuclease produces MCLRCGGVFKDSHGHHLLYYSEGGPANYQTMATMCPGCHRKYHSKKANIDIIRF; encoded by the coding sequence ATGTGTTTACGCTGTGGGGGTGTTTTTAAAGACTCACACGGACATCACCTCCTATATTATAGCGAGGGTGGCCCAGCAAACTACCAGACAATGGCAACCATGTGCCCTGGTTGCCATAGAAAGTATCACTCAAAAAAAGCTAATATAGATATTATCCGATTTTAA
- a CDS encoding site-specific integrase, which yields MQPTDFATHLTAFLSVYLPRQKNASNNTIASYRDTFKLLLRYCREQKKIPVEMLSMTMLTHVIIADFLQWIEEERKCCIATRNQRLAAIHSFFRYAQYEEPAGILHYQKVISLPVKKAPKPLIPYLTPETMKLLLSQPDKMTVKGRRDLTLLSVLYDSACRVQELVDLKVRDVILDNPAVLVLTGKGNKVRRNPLMKNTLALLKHYFKEHSLQKDWKKDYPLFTNKQRNKLTKEGIAYIISRYVGFAKRSSASVPQKVTPHMFRHSKAMHLLQAGVNLIYIRDFLGHEDIKTTETYAKCDTELKRQAIEKAYPDLVDNNLPDWSKDTTLLDWLSSLK from the coding sequence ATGCAACCTACTGATTTTGCAACTCACCTTACTGCATTCCTCTCTGTATATCTGCCTCGACAGAAAAATGCCAGCAACAACACGATAGCATCCTACCGTGATACCTTTAAATTGCTGCTTCGTTATTGTCGTGAACAGAAAAAGATACCTGTCGAAATGCTCAGCATGACCATGCTGACCCATGTAATAATTGCTGATTTTCTCCAATGGATTGAAGAGGAGCGTAAATGTTGTATTGCAACCCGTAACCAAAGGCTTGCAGCCATACATTCCTTCTTCAGGTATGCCCAATACGAAGAACCTGCTGGAATCCTTCATTACCAGAAGGTGATTTCTCTGCCCGTCAAGAAGGCACCCAAGCCATTGATACCGTATCTGACACCGGAAACAATGAAACTTTTATTGTCACAGCCGGATAAAATGACAGTAAAAGGTAGGAGAGATCTAACGCTTTTAAGTGTCCTTTACGATTCCGCATGCAGGGTACAGGAATTAGTCGATCTCAAAGTACGGGATGTTATTCTGGACAATCCAGCTGTGCTTGTTCTCACAGGAAAAGGCAATAAAGTCCGCAGGAATCCATTGATGAAAAACACTTTGGCGTTGCTCAAACATTATTTTAAGGAGCATTCCCTGCAAAAAGATTGGAAAAAGGATTATCCCCTCTTTACCAATAAGCAGCGAAATAAGCTCACTAAGGAGGGTATTGCCTATATAATCTCCCGATATGTTGGTTTTGCAAAAAGGAGTTCAGCGAGCGTTCCCCAAAAAGTGACACCACACATGTTTCGTCACAGCAAGGCCATGCACCTGCTGCAGGCTGGTGTCAACCTCATTTATATCAGGGATTTTCTTGGCCATGAGGATATCAAAACCACGGAGACCTACGCAAAATGTGATACCGAATTGAAACGCCAGGCTATCGAGAAGGCATATCCTGATCTGGTTGATAATAATCTTCCTGATTGGAGCAAGGATACCACATTGCTTGATTGGCTTTCAAGTCTGAAGTAG